In Caldicellulosiruptor morganii, the following proteins share a genomic window:
- a CDS encoding rhomboid family intramembrane serine protease, whose translation MIPLKDTIPSREKPFMTWTIIAVNVFVFLYQVSLPHEAALQFVYRYSFVPARFTYYLQHGFLTAITVSIGSILTSMFMHGSWMHLISNMWSLWLFGDNVEDRVGHFRFLIFYILSGISASLTHWFFNAASDVPTVGASGAIAGVMGAYFLMFPLSRIVTLIPVGFIPLFVEIPALFYLGIWFLSQVSSGILELFGPVFGGGIAWWAHIGGFLFGVFTINLFKKRYRRYNNFFDDEIFFYRLI comes from the coding sequence ATGATACCACTGAAAGATACCATTCCGAGCAGAGAAAAGCCATTCATGACATGGACAATAATAGCGGTTAATGTCTTTGTATTTTTGTATCAGGTTTCACTGCCGCATGAAGCAGCTTTGCAATTTGTTTACAGGTACAGCTTTGTCCCGGCAAGATTTACTTACTACCTTCAGCATGGCTTTTTGACAGCAATCACCGTTTCGATAGGTTCTATTCTCACAAGCATGTTCATGCACGGAAGCTGGATGCATCTTATTTCAAACATGTGGAGCCTGTGGCTTTTTGGCGACAATGTGGAAGACAGGGTGGGGCATTTTAGATTCTTGATATTTTACATCTTAAGCGGAATTTCAGCATCGCTTACACACTGGTTTTTCAATGCAGCATCGGATGTTCCAACAGTTGGAGCATCCGGTGCAATAGCAGGTGTGATGGGTGCATACTTTTTGATGTTTCCTCTGTCAAGGATTGTGACACTGATACCAGTTGGGTTTATTCCACTCTTTGTGGAAATACCGGCTCTTTTCTATCTTGGGATATGGTTTTTATCGCAGGTGTCATCCGGGATACTTGAGCTGTTTGGGCCTGTTTTTGGTGGCGGGATTGCCTGGTGGGCACACATAGGCGGATTTTTGTTTGGTGTGTTTACAATTAATTTGTTCAAAAAAAGATACAGAAGGTATAACAACTTCTTTGATGATGAGATTTTCTTTTACCGCTTAATATAA
- a CDS encoding TPM domain-containing protein gives MKIFEKKHLAAFLMLVIASFTFLTCIGFADVLPKPQKNIYVFDCANLIDDSDEEEMRALAKELDQKTQAQLVAVTVETLGGKTIEEYALELFRKWGIGDKEKNNGVLILVNRENLLAGKKGRIRIEVGYGLEGAITDGKAGRILDDYAIPAFEKKEYSKGIKDTFFAVAGEIAKEYNIELENLKGYTGVQNQPDEPSSAEDDNIELPDIIFIIVFVLAYIFIILQKRGNRGSGSSWGGFGGGSGGGFGGGSSGGGFGGGSSGGGGASR, from the coding sequence ATGAAAATATTTGAAAAGAAGCATCTGGCAGCATTTTTGATGCTTGTAATTGCAAGCTTTACTTTTCTTACCTGCATAGGCTTTGCAGATGTTTTGCCAAAGCCGCAGAAAAACATATATGTATTTGACTGTGCCAATTTGATAGATGATTCAGACGAAGAGGAAATGAGAGCTTTAGCAAAGGAGCTTGATCAAAAGACTCAAGCCCAGCTTGTGGCTGTGACGGTTGAAACACTTGGTGGAAAAACAATAGAAGAATATGCGCTTGAGCTTTTCAGAAAGTGGGGTATAGGTGATAAAGAGAAGAACAATGGTGTTTTGATTCTTGTAAACAGGGAAAATCTTTTAGCAGGCAAGAAGGGAAGAATAAGGATAGAAGTGGGATATGGGCTTGAAGGTGCAATAACAGATGGAAAAGCAGGAAGAATACTTGATGATTATGCAATTCCGGCATTTGAAAAAAAGGAGTATTCAAAGGGTATAAAGGACACCTTTTTTGCAGTTGCAGGCGAAATTGCAAAGGAGTACAACATTGAACTGGAAAATCTAAAAGGTTACACCGGGGTTCAGAACCAGCCGGATGAACCGTCATCTGCAGAAGATGATAACATAGAACTTCCAGATATAATTTTTATAATTGTATTTGTACTTGCGTATATATTTATAATATTGCAAAAAAGAGGAAACCGGGGTAGTGGCAGTTCATGGGGCGGCTTTGGCGGTGGTTCTGGTGGTGGCTTTGGCGGAGGCTCTTCTGGTGGCGGATTTGGTGGCGGTTCTTCGGGTGGTGGCGGTGCAAGCAGATAA
- a CDS encoding YgaP family membrane protein encodes MKNVGNADRTIRVIIGIVLLSLLFIVKSNAKYWGLIGLVPLITGLIGYCPLYTIFGINTLKKKR; translated from the coding sequence ATGAAAAACGTAGGAAATGCTGACAGAACTATAAGAGTAATTATTGGCATTGTTTTGCTGAGTCTGCTTTTCATAGTAAAGAGCAATGCAAAGTACTGGGGCTTAATAGGACTTGTGCCACTTATAACAGGACTTATAGGATATTGCCCGCTTTACACCATATTTGGTATAAATACACTTAAGAAAAAAAGATAA
- a CDS encoding helix-turn-helix transcriptional regulator, whose protein sequence is MAEFNPFINHFNKLRNFSRLVYLYGCYSREDAKLFQIGKRTFDEELRRMRVFLKEDEYLSVEKEGKKALPCVVEDFFREVENPLINIYFSKTSTSLQTTLFFMILQILNSSKDKKATTNEIMDKIYFALDERTKDRAVDSSIKRTLKQMQSMGIIRFLKKEKVYVLSNTIERLFKGFSRDELKNIYLSVLFFINTNVPNVPGWFLKESLEKYLLKNGEEEFIKEANQLFWFTYIPHHYVLDEEIVWRFWYAASLGNKVKIWYYPRSGSQKKEYSCIPLRIIYDVKLGRWYFIILDEKEINTLPASRVEKIEILDEKFDRSLFEKFWPVIEKCFFVSVPLKEEGFKKIRFRFVLDKDTNYNFVLNRVKRELKGAHIEMISQNEFVVDYELSNLKEIKPWLRSFSHRVVVEDDSPDSQKLRQEMMDEWREILKNYGDIQ, encoded by the coding sequence ATGGCCGAGTTCAATCCTTTTATTAACCACTTTAACAAGCTCAGAAACTTTTCGCGGCTTGTATACCTTTATGGTTGCTATTCAAGAGAAGATGCAAAGCTTTTTCAGATAGGCAAAAGGACATTTGATGAAGAGCTCAGGCGCATGAGAGTGTTTTTAAAAGAAGATGAATACCTTTCGGTTGAAAAAGAGGGAAAAAAGGCTTTGCCCTGCGTTGTTGAGGATTTTTTCAGGGAAGTTGAAAATCCACTTATAAACATATATTTCTCAAAAACTTCCACATCACTTCAGACAACATTATTTTTCATGATTCTTCAGATTTTGAATTCTTCAAAAGACAAAAAAGCAACTACAAATGAAATAATGGATAAGATTTACTTTGCGCTTGATGAAAGAACAAAAGACAGAGCAGTTGATTCAAGCATAAAAAGGACATTGAAACAGATGCAAAGTATGGGTATTATCAGGTTTTTGAAAAAGGAAAAGGTTTATGTGCTGTCAAATACAATTGAAAGGCTTTTTAAAGGATTTTCGAGGGATGAGCTAAAAAATATATATCTATCTGTTTTATTTTTCATAAACACCAATGTGCCGAATGTCCCGGGCTGGTTCTTAAAAGAAAGCTTGGAGAAGTACCTTTTGAAAAACGGTGAAGAGGAATTTATAAAAGAGGCAAACCAGCTGTTCTGGTTTACATACATACCCCATCACTATGTTCTGGACGAAGAGATTGTTTGGAGGTTCTGGTATGCAGCATCTCTGGGGAATAAAGTAAAGATATGGTATTATCCGAGAAGTGGTTCTCAGAAGAAGGAGTATAGCTGCATACCTCTCAGAATCATTTACGATGTAAAGCTTGGCAGGTGGTATTTTATAATACTCGACGAAAAAGAGATTAATACACTTCCTGCTTCAAGGGTTGAAAAGATAGAAATTCTGGATGAGAAATTTGACAGAAGCCTTTTTGAAAAGTTTTGGCCGGTTATAGAAAAGTGCTTTTTTGTGTCAGTTCCACTGAAAGAAGAAGGATTTAAAAAGATAAGATTTAGATTTGTTCTTGATAAAGACACAAACTACAACTTTGTATTAAACAGGGTAAAAAGAGAGCTAAAAGGTGCACACATTGAGATGATAAGCCAGAATGAATTTGTGGTGGACTATGAGCTCAGCAACCTGAAAGAAATAAAACCATGGCTGAGAAGCTTTTCACACAGAGTGGTTGTTGAAGATGATAGCCCAGACTCTCAAAAGCTCAGGCAGGAAATGATGGATGAGTGGAGGGAGATTTTGAAGAACTATGGAGATATTCAATGA
- a CDS encoding WYL domain-containing protein produces MEIFNEVKSTFYKALEEIINTAYKNGKISQKEIQEILKKYNCNFPSLEKKVLATDNQESRNLYLLKKIDDSKEYALRINAPIDPYAIDIEILWLKFILGSRYVHLFLEDETIEKIKRIKAGGNFSLLPEILLPKNYSKVVKRESVVEIDKKLRVLIKAALEKRVINYTYIARSGQKFVERGIPVKIQYSLKDDLLYAIIYSINSHSFAKCVVQNLNDISIGSEQGNIQQILKEYEEFLKRSRAKEPIVLEVVNTRNALERAFCIFAPFEKSARFLRDKNKHQLTIHYYEFEEAEVLSRILYLGKDVVVISPERIRNEIISRVKKALEMYEKKA; encoded by the coding sequence ATGGAGATATTCAATGAGGTTAAAAGCACATTTTATAAAGCCTTAGAGGAGATTATAAATACAGCATATAAAAATGGAAAAATTTCACAGAAAGAAATTCAGGAGATTTTGAAAAAATACAACTGTAATTTTCCAAGCCTTGAGAAGAAAGTTTTAGCCACAGACAATCAGGAAAGCAGGAATTTATATCTCTTAAAAAAGATTGATGATTCAAAGGAATATGCTTTAAGAATCAACGCACCAATTGACCCCTATGCAATTGATATAGAGATTCTGTGGCTTAAATTTATACTTGGTAGCCGTTATGTTCATCTTTTTTTGGAAGATGAGACAATTGAAAAGATTAAAAGAATAAAGGCAGGTGGCAATTTTTCGCTTTTGCCTGAGATTTTGCTACCCAAAAACTACTCAAAAGTGGTAAAAAGAGAGTCTGTAGTTGAGATTGACAAAAAGCTCAGAGTTTTGATTAAAGCAGCCTTAGAGAAAAGGGTTATTAACTACACATACATAGCGCGAAGCGGGCAGAAGTTTGTGGAAAGAGGGATTCCTGTTAAGATTCAGTACTCCTTAAAAGACGATTTGCTGTATGCAATTATTTACTCAATAAATTCTCACAGCTTTGCAAAGTGTGTTGTTCAAAATTTGAATGATATAAGTATAGGTTCTGAACAGGGAAATATCCAACAGATTTTGAAAGAATATGAGGAGTTTTTGAAAAGAAGCAGAGCAAAAGAGCCTATTGTCCTTGAAGTTGTGAACACAAGAAATGCATTGGAAAGAGCATTTTGCATTTTTGCACCGTTTGAAAAATCTGCAAGGTTTTTAAGAGATAAAAATAAACACCAGCTCACAATCCACTACTATGAATTTGAAGAAGCAGAGGTTTTGTCAAGGATTCTATATCTGGGGAAGGATGTTGTTGTGATATCGCCCGAGAGAATAAGAAATGAGATAATTTCGAGGGTGAAAAAGGCTCTGGAGATGTATGAGAAGAAAGCATAA
- a CDS encoding ISNCY family transposase has translation MTNFIKAQKQKFLKIFMTIEKVIKDLGLKIKNNKRGRPKKFKLSHIIACFVYKVKNRINSFRELEYKINEDEEFRKVIGIEKSPDHSYFSKWAKMIEEEYIEAIARILVREIDPKTRVCAIDSTPLRSSRGDREAGVGRCVSLGFYNGYKLHVLATVEDEVIPIVWWLTCANIHDSKAVELLYEAKIFGPDVILADAGYDCTKWFDVADRLGIKFVAGINKRNTKDFNNVKNILRAQNIEFLRSKEGQRVYKQRIKIERLFGKLKGEYNLEQVRLRGFRTYKRHVDWIMVTYLIELYIQKIENCKFSFKYAWNNL, from the coding sequence ATGACTAATTTTATTAAAGCACAAAAACAAAAATTTTTAAAGATATTTATGACAATTGAAAAAGTAATAAAAGATTTAGGATTGAAGATAAAAAACAACAAAAGAGGAAGACCGAAGAAATTTAAGCTGAGCCATATAATAGCTTGTTTTGTTTATAAAGTCAAAAATAGGATAAACAGCTTTAGGGAATTAGAGTACAAGATAAATGAAGATGAAGAATTTAGAAAGGTCATAGGAATAGAAAAGAGCCCCGATCATTCATATTTTTCAAAATGGGCTAAAATGATTGAAGAAGAATATATAGAAGCAATAGCAAGAATTTTAGTAAGAGAAATAGATCCCAAGACAAGAGTTTGTGCTATAGATTCTACACCTTTGAGAAGCTCGAGGGGTGATAGAGAAGCAGGAGTAGGAAGATGTGTTAGTTTAGGTTTTTACAATGGGTATAAATTACATGTGCTAGCAACAGTTGAAGATGAGGTCATACCGATAGTATGGTGGTTGACATGTGCAAATATTCATGATAGTAAAGCGGTAGAACTTTTGTATGAAGCTAAGATATTTGGACCTGATGTAATATTAGCAGATGCAGGTTATGATTGTACAAAGTGGTTTGATGTGGCTGATAGACTTGGAATAAAGTTTGTAGCGGGTATAAATAAGAGAAATACTAAGGATTTTAACAATGTCAAAAATATTCTGAGAGCACAAAACATAGAATTTTTAAGAAGTAAAGAAGGACAAAGAGTATATAAGCAAAGGATAAAAATTGAAAGATTATTTGGGAAGCTGAAAGGAGAATATAATTTAGAACAAGTACGGCTAAGAGGTTTTAGAACATATAAGAGACATGTTGACTGGATAATGGTTACTTATTTGATAGAGCTTTATATTCAAAAAATTGAAAACTGTAAATTTTCTTTTAAATATGCATGGAATAATTTATAG
- a CDS encoding EAL domain-containing protein: MKKRLKPALFVLMFAVLLWQVAFCAQKTIKFQVDKKYPPFSYEADGRVYGFTVDLANMIFEQDRYFLQISSDTWENVYRRLLSGEIDITGPVVILEERKKYILFSNPIFTRHVGIYTKKGFNRKIALDNLSSFKIGVLKADYTESLLSKKLGVKKYFAYPTVEDVLKALLAGKIDAAFTTQEVANYFITRNNYTDALELKVKDIFEVKSAFGISKKHPELVSYVNSRLKLLIKNGTFDQLYNNYFSVYSPYYYERQKNQIVLSILYVLIMVFFASSLTVLVMIRLNRRLRTDKEAFEKYAQLLASNANVIVLTLNLKGEIIYFNKFAEEITGYKAEEVTGKRWVDIFIPEYKREYIQKLFSKIAAEKVVNGHENEIITKNGDIRWILWNNTVVEHSYLNEPLIISTGLDITQQKKTQSLLEESYEEIEQTNQELVNALEILNRQTEILNAQQQRYKFIVDNISDSIMELDFKSREINFYGRQKDEFDVESINLKEDHISWLNLYHPEDRGKVLDRIQKALELKEENVEYEARVKDRSGNFRWIYTRLKIFYDANGKPEKIIGVNIDYTNKKLYEQRMEQLAYYDSLTGLANRKLFEQKLDDFIEEALKADKMGAVILIDIDNFKDINDLYGHEMGDEYLVSICKKIDEYLKTLSQKSFFARVGGDEFAIILDDLTRKDDVFMVCSDLKKIFEQEIYLEKAEREFFTTCSMGISFYPEDGTSTKEILRNVDMALSQAKENGKNDFQIFMPYMLTRNLKKIEIEKSLRKAIEDDQFVLYYQPVVDLDTLQITGVEALLRWISPQKGMISPLDFIPVAEESGLIVKIGELVIEKALKDIKVWEQKGAGNISVSINLSARQLRAKHFESKVLRLFEKYRIDPGKVIFEITESGAVENFDISLRILSFLCQMGIKFLIDDFGTGYSSLIYLRRLPIGGVKIDRSFISDIAYSKESRSIVEGIILMAHKLDLKVVAEGIETKEELDVLRQMGCDSGQGYLFSKPVPKDEIEKLILQGRILI, encoded by the coding sequence ATGAAAAAGAGATTAAAACCTGCTCTGTTTGTTTTAATGTTTGCCGTTTTGCTATGGCAGGTTGCATTTTGCGCTCAAAAAACAATAAAGTTTCAGGTTGATAAAAAATATCCCCCTTTTTCTTATGAAGCAGATGGCAGAGTTTACGGCTTTACTGTTGACCTTGCAAATATGATTTTTGAACAGGATAGATACTTTTTGCAAATAAGCAGTGACACATGGGAAAATGTTTACAGAAGGCTTTTAAGCGGTGAGATTGACATAACAGGACCTGTTGTGATTTTGGAGGAGAGAAAGAAATATATTCTTTTCTCAAATCCTATTTTCACAAGACATGTGGGAATATATACTAAAAAAGGATTTAATAGAAAGATAGCTCTTGATAACTTATCCTCTTTTAAAATAGGTGTTTTAAAAGCAGACTACACAGAGAGCTTGCTTTCGAAAAAACTGGGTGTCAAAAAATATTTTGCATATCCGACAGTGGAAGATGTTTTAAAGGCGCTTCTGGCAGGAAAGATAGATGCAGCCTTTACAACACAGGAGGTTGCAAATTACTTCATAACAAGAAACAATTACACCGATGCACTGGAGCTGAAAGTCAAGGATATTTTTGAAGTCAAAAGTGCATTTGGCATTAGCAAAAAGCACCCTGAACTTGTAAGTTATGTAAATAGCAGGCTGAAACTTCTTATTAAAAATGGCACATTTGATCAGCTTTATAACAATTACTTTTCTGTCTATTCGCCCTATTACTATGAAAGACAGAAAAATCAAATTGTTCTTTCAATCCTGTATGTTTTAATTATGGTCTTTTTTGCCTCTTCTCTAACAGTGCTTGTAATGATAAGGCTAAACAGACGCCTTAGAACAGACAAAGAAGCTTTTGAAAAGTATGCACAGCTTCTGGCATCCAATGCAAATGTGATTGTTCTTACGCTGAACCTCAAAGGTGAGATAATATATTTCAATAAATTTGCAGAAGAGATAACAGGGTATAAAGCAGAGGAGGTTACAGGGAAGAGATGGGTTGATATATTCATACCAGAATACAAAAGAGAGTATATTCAAAAGTTGTTTTCTAAGATAGCAGCCGAAAAGGTTGTAAATGGTCATGAAAATGAGATAATAACAAAAAATGGAGATATTCGCTGGATACTCTGGAACAACACAGTGGTTGAACATTCATACCTGAATGAACCACTTATAATCTCAACAGGGCTTGACATAACTCAGCAAAAAAAGACACAGAGCCTTTTAGAAGAAAGCTACGAAGAGATAGAGCAGACAAATCAGGAGCTTGTAAATGCTCTTGAGATTTTGAACAGACAAACAGAGATTTTGAATGCCCAGCAGCAAAGATATAAATTCATAGTTGACAATATATCAGACAGCATAATGGAACTTGATTTTAAATCAAGAGAAATCAATTTCTATGGAAGGCAAAAAGATGAATTTGATGTTGAAAGCATCAATCTTAAGGAGGATCACATCTCCTGGCTCAATTTATATCATCCGGAAGACAGAGGCAAAGTGCTTGATAGAATTCAAAAAGCTCTGGAGCTGAAGGAAGAAAATGTGGAGTATGAAGCAAGAGTAAAAGACAGAAGCGGAAATTTCAGGTGGATATACACACGTCTTAAGATCTTTTACGATGCAAATGGAAAGCCCGAAAAGATAATTGGTGTTAATATAGACTATACGAACAAAAAGCTTTATGAGCAAAGGATGGAGCAGCTTGCATATTATGATTCGCTCACAGGGCTTGCCAACAGGAAACTTTTTGAGCAAAAACTTGATGATTTTATTGAAGAAGCTTTAAAAGCGGACAAAATGGGTGCTGTTATTTTAATTGACATAGACAACTTCAAAGACATAAATGACCTTTATGGACATGAAATGGGCGATGAGTACCTTGTCTCAATTTGCAAAAAGATAGATGAATATTTAAAAACCCTTTCGCAAAAGAGCTTTTTTGCAAGGGTGGGCGGCGATGAGTTTGCCATAATACTTGATGATCTGACAAGAAAAGATGATGTATTCATGGTGTGTTCTGATCTTAAGAAAATTTTTGAGCAGGAGATTTACCTTGAAAAGGCTGAAAGAGAGTTTTTCACAACCTGTAGCATGGGTATATCATTCTATCCCGAAGATGGGACAAGTACAAAAGAGATTTTGAGAAATGTGGACATGGCGCTGAGCCAGGCAAAGGAAAATGGGAAAAATGATTTTCAGATTTTTATGCCATATATGCTGACAAGGAATCTCAAAAAGATAGAGATAGAAAAGAGCCTGAGAAAAGCTATAGAAGATGACCAGTTTGTTTTGTACTACCAGCCGGTTGTTGACCTTGACACATTGCAGATCACAGGTGTTGAAGCGCTTTTGAGATGGATATCCCCTCAAAAAGGCATGATAAGTCCGCTTGACTTTATACCCGTTGCAGAAGAAAGTGGACTTATTGTGAAAATTGGTGAGCTTGTGATAGAAAAGGCACTAAAAGACATAAAAGTTTGGGAGCAAAAAGGTGCAGGTAATATAAGCGTTTCGATAAATCTTTCTGCACGTCAGCTTAGGGCAAAACATTTTGAGAGCAAAGTCTTAAGGCTTTTTGAAAAATACAGAATTGACCCTGGCAAAGTTATCTTTGAGATTACAGAAAGCGGTGCTGTTGAAAATTTTGATATTTCACTAAGAATTCTGAGCTTTTTGTGCCAGATGGGTATAAAATTTTTGATAGATGACTTTGGGACAGGCTATTCTTCTTTGATTTACCTGCGTAGACTTCCAATTGGTGGTGTTAAAATAGATAGAAGCTTTATATCTGACATAGCATATTCAAAAGAGAGCAGAAGCATAGTAGAGGGGATTATTCTGATGGCGCACAAGCTTGATTTAAAGGTTGTTGCAGAAGGAATTGAAACAAAAGAGGAGCTTGATGTGCTAAGGCAAATGGGCTGCGACTCTGGGCAGGGGTATTTGTTCAGCAAACCTGTTCCAAAGGATGAGATTGAAAAACTGATTCTACAGGGAAGGATTTTAATTTAA
- a CDS encoding stage V sporulation protein S, translating to MEVLKVAATSMPQKVANALAAIVKEQGEAELQAVGASAVNQAVKAIAIARGKVAPNGIDLYVIPAFADIVIDGEKKTAIKFIVKSR from the coding sequence ATGGAAGTTTTAAAAGTTGCTGCTACATCAATGCCTCAGAAGGTTGCAAATGCGCTTGCTGCTATTGTAAAAGAGCAGGGTGAAGCAGAACTTCAGGCGGTTGGTGCATCAGCTGTAAACCAGGCGGTTAAAGCCATTGCAATTGCTCGCGGAAAGGTTGCTCCAAACGGAATTGACCTTTATGTCATTCCTGCATTTGCAGACATTGTAATAGATGGCGAAAAGAAAACAGCCATCAAGTTTATTGTAAAGTCAAGATAA
- a CDS encoding LemA family protein, which produces MKKRSQVLIITGAVIVIFLMYLFSLYNGLVKAEENVSSKWSQVENQLQRRADLIPNLVNTVKGYAKHEKEILEKLAEARSKLINSKTVEDKAKADEELSGLLSRLLVIVENYPDLKADRTFTMLMDELSGTENRIAVARKDYNDAVMSYNTRIKVFPTVVIARLFGFEPKPYFRAQESANQVPKVDFSQ; this is translated from the coding sequence ATGAAGAAAAGGAGTCAGGTTTTGATAATAACAGGTGCTGTTATTGTGATATTTTTAATGTATCTTTTTTCTTTATACAACGGCCTTGTGAAAGCCGAGGAGAATGTGAGCAGCAAGTGGAGTCAGGTTGAAAATCAGCTTCAAAGAAGAGCAGATTTGATTCCCAATCTGGTAAACACAGTGAAAGGATACGCAAAGCATGAGAAAGAGATTTTAGAAAAGTTAGCAGAAGCAAGGTCAAAGCTTATAAACTCAAAAACTGTTGAAGACAAGGCAAAGGCAGATGAGGAGCTGTCAGGCTTACTGTCAAGGCTTCTTGTTATAGTTGAAAATTATCCAGATTTGAAAGCAGACAGAACTTTTACAATGCTTATGGATGAGCTGAGCGGTACAGAAAACCGAATAGCTGTTGCACGAAAAGACTACAACGATGCAGTTATGTCATACAACACCAGAATAAAAGTATTCCCAACTGTCGTAATTGCACGCTTGTTTGGCTTTGAACCAAAGCCATACTTCAGAGCACAGGAGAGCGCAAATCAGGTGCCCAAAGTGGACTTTTCCCAATAA
- a CDS encoding peroxiredoxin encodes MENTGRIPLLGEKFPQMTVKTTHGVKTLPDDYAGKWFVLFSHPGDFTPVCTTEFVAFSKRADEFKKLNAELIGLSVDQVFAHIKWIEWIEEKLGVKVPFPVIADELGNVAKTLGMIHDAKGTNTVRAVFIVDDRGIVRLIMYYPQEVGRSIDEILRALKALQTADANGVATPENWPNNGLIGDKVIVPPASTQALAQERLEKAKAGEIECFDWWFCYKKL; translated from the coding sequence ATGGAAAATACAGGCAGAATACCGCTTCTTGGCGAGAAGTTTCCGCAGATGACAGTGAAAACTACACATGGAGTAAAAACTCTTCCTGATGACTATGCAGGCAAATGGTTTGTGCTGTTTTCTCACCCGGGTGATTTCACACCTGTGTGCACAACAGAATTTGTTGCATTTTCCAAAAGGGCAGATGAGTTTAAAAAGCTCAATGCAGAGCTGATAGGGCTTTCGGTTGACCAGGTGTTTGCTCACATAAAATGGATTGAGTGGATAGAAGAAAAGCTTGGTGTGAAGGTTCCTTTCCCTGTAATTGCCGATGAGCTTGGCAATGTTGCAAAGACTCTTGGCATGATACATGACGCAAAAGGCACAAACACTGTAAGAGCAGTGTTTATAGTTGATGACAGGGGGATTGTAAGACTTATTATGTACTACCCTCAGGAAGTTGGCAGAAGCATTGATGAGATTTTAAGAGCACTGAAAGCTTTGCAGACAGCCGATGCAAACGGAGTAGCAACACCCGAAAACTGGCCAAACAATGGCTTGATTGGTGATAAAGTCATTGTGCCACCGGCATCAACACAGGCACTTGCACAGGAAAGGCTTGAGAAGGCAAAAGCGGGCGAAATAGAGTGCTTTGACTGGTGGTTCTGCTACAAAAAGCTGTAA
- the csx20 gene encoding CRISPR-associated protein Csx20 — protein MSRLFLIFNHTLTKEQEQEARDVLKVDEIISLPENLQNFWSNIPPEVDLTKEMFEPILTFLKDNKCDGENYCLVQGDFGATVYMVSWCFENSFIPIYATTRRVAQEVTKPDGSVELIKVFKHERFRRYILFNQKS, from the coding sequence TTGAGCAGACTATTTTTGATATTCAACCACACTTTAACAAAGGAGCAGGAACAAGAGGCAAGGGATGTGCTAAAGGTAGATGAGATAATTTCTTTGCCGGAGAACCTCCAGAATTTCTGGAGCAATATTCCGCCAGAGGTTGATCTTACAAAAGAGATGTTTGAGCCAATTCTGACATTTTTAAAAGATAATAAGTGCGATGGAGAAAATTACTGTCTTGTGCAGGGTGATTTTGGAGCAACTGTGTATATGGTGAGCTGGTGCTTTGAAAATAGCTTTATTCCGATTTATGCAACAACCAGAAGGGTTGCACAGGAAGTTACAAAGCCTGATGGTTCTGTTGAGCTGATAAAAGTATTCAAGCATGAGAGGTTCAGAAGGTATATTCTTTTTAACCAAAAAAGCTGA